A region of the Drosophila subpulchrella strain 33 F10 #4 breed RU33 chromosome 3L, RU_Dsub_v1.1 Primary Assembly, whole genome shotgun sequence genome:
TTGTATTCTAATGTGTTTGCcacagagagacagagaggAGTCCGCTCCCCGGTCTGTAATCAGTTCGTTTTCGTGTTGTTGATGAGTATTTATTGGTTCTGTGGCCACGTGCTATGCCATCCCGCTTTCCCACCGTTCTGGCTGCTTCTGGTTCGTCCGATTTGTTTATGTATCTTGCCAATATTTTACGATGTGTTTATTTGGTGCTTAATTTTGTTGTCTGAGCTTAGGCATGCTATAGGAAGAGGGTGGGATAACAACCAAGGTTACCTGGTGTTATGTTTCAGGCAGTTTTTTATGAGTTTGCTTCCAAAAAGCAATATAAACATGCCCACGCTTATTTACTTACCTACCCAAATACTCACATACGTAccattaatttttattaataattataattttcattttaCTTTACTATTTACAATAATTACTTTTATTGTATTTTGGCAAAAGTCTATAGCTAGAGTATCTAAAGTATCTAGGGGTTACATTAATTTAAGTGTGCGatggaaatttattttggatCTAAAACTAGAGCAGTGCCAGGAGTTTGAATGGGATCCCATTTACCGAGTTCCCCTGATGAAAAGAACGCTAAGCGACTAGGCGACTTATCCTACCCCGTCTAACAATTAGAGTCTAACAATGGAATCGGGGAGTTCGTTTCGTTGTAGCAGTTGTGCGGGCAAGCAATGTAGGAGAAACTATAATTAGGTGTGACGACGGCTGGAAACCGAGTCAAAGTAGTTAACTAATTAGCCATATACATACACGACGTATACCTATTTATAATCTATCAAAAATGCCGGCAAATGGAATTTGTTCTCGAAACTGGAGGATAGGATTCACTTTTCTTCTCTgcttgttttggtttttggaaGGTTTCCTTAGGCTAGCTTATTCAATGGTATCTCCTCAGTGGGATGGACCTGATCCTTTGGTTCTGGTTTGCTAGTGCGGCAGCATTTGGTTTTGATGCCGCCAATATCCTTGCGGCAAATGAGGCCGATGACGATGCCAATCACAGCCAAAGCCATGATGCCTATGGGAAATATTAGACAAATTAGTAGGGTATATATCAGAGTCAAGCAATTGTAACTCAAGCGACCATTTGTTTAAGATAATATTCTCTATAGCCATTTCTTATCGTGGGAAATGGCTTTGCATTTGAAAAACTagttataaaattaaaagttaaGTTTGTAGATTTACAAAGACACATCTTTCTAACTTTAGAGTTTCTATAAGATACTCATTTATAGTGGAGCTCATAGTCAAACCagttaaaattacagcaagACCATGGATACTTCTTCCGACTCTTAAACTTGTTTTGAAAGTGACAAATGGCGGTTTGAGGTACACATATAACTTGAATCCTAAGCGGAGTAGTACTCACAGATGAGCAGGGTGTTGATGGCCTCCGGGGAGATCTCCACCTGGTTGGTCTTGCTCTCGGCAGGCGATTCCACACTCACTCCACTTGTGTTGGTGGCGGCAGTGAGGATCCCGGCTTTGACCAACTCCGTGCTGTTTTCCATCTTTCCCCGATTGCGATTGGCTACAGATGTAGGGAAAAGGGGCACCACGTTAGCAAGATTGTATTATATTATGGGATCTGTTGTCATAAAGACTTCTCACCACTTCTGGGCGGTGCGGGCGTGGAAGTAGCTGGCTTCGGAGTGCTGGTGGCTACGATGGGAAGCCCCGGAATCCCCTTGGTCGGCGGTTCCGTGGGATAGATGAGACTGCCGTTGAAGGGGGTGCCCAGTACGAACTCGTAGCAGCTTATGTCAAAGTTGAGGAAGCTGATCGTGTCTATGGAGGACAGCAGGCCGCACAGCTCCTCGATGTTCTGCTGCTCCAGCTCCGGCAGCTTcagtttaattatttttgttagcGGCGAGAAAGCTTTCGTATTGATTTGCTGTCGGAATGAAAAAGCGAGAGCGGGACAACTATATATGTGGTTGTGTGGGGGCAAACACAGCTGTTTTTGAGGCTGCGCCAACTATCGATAGAGCGATTGCTCCAAAACGATAGCAGTGTTATCGCACTTTTTGGCGCCCGAATCTCACCTGTTTGAAGTCGTTCTTGTTCAAGCGGAGCACCTGCAGGCTGCTCATGTTCTGGAACGTCTGCTCCGGTAGCTCCGTCCAACTGCAGTTGACGCAGTTGAACTCCACCAGGTCGGGCTGATTCAGAAAGGAGCCATCCAGCCGCTGGACTATGGAATTGTTGCTCAGGTCGAGAAGGGTCAGCTCCCTGGCCGCCGAAAATGTGTCGGGATCGATTTTGGTGAGACGGTTGTTGGCCAGCCGAAGGCGTTGCAAGCGCTCCGATCCTTGAAAGACCTATAATTGCAAATAATCTCATTAAATTTTGGGGAAAATAGTGGCTGAAGTGAATTGCAGAGAACCTTATTCTGGTTAGTAGACTAAGAAAAAACTGAAATTTACTTGTTTTAATacgaaaacaaatttttagtGGTCTTAAAGATAAACCATATGACTTTAAAGGAATCGAAAGCACTatttataaaactaaaaataaatattaacaaGAATTTACACttataacatttaaaactCTCTACAAACCAGGTCCAAGAGTTGTAAATACATTTGTTCAATACCCATAATTGCAACCATTTTTGTAGAGGTTTTTGTGTGTTCTTGAATCACCTACCTCCTTGTCTATGTGGCTGATCAGGTTGTGATTCAGGTTGATGTCCACCGCTCTGGACAGATTCGCGAAATCCTCGGGCCTCAGTTCGGCAATCACATTGTGGCTCAGATCGATGATGGCCGCCGTTTTGGGCATGTCCAGGGGCACATGGGTCAAATGCGCATTCGCACACTGGACGTACTTGAAGTCCTCCAGGCAGAGGCAGTTGCGCGGGCAACTGGGCTCCAGGACATGGTTGCTGCGTCTTGGTATATCTGTGAAGTAACTCTTAGCTTTTCTCCCTTTATGCTGTTTAATCTAACTCACTAAATATTGGTCGAAATGTGGTGGTGGTCGATGTGGAGGATGATAGTGGCATCAGTCTATTTTCTGCTGTCTCGGGCGCTTCCTCGCCTGTCGTTACATCACTGTAATCATCGTCGTCATTATAATCAAAGTCCTCGGGGGCACTGAGCGACCGATTTGACTCCTCACTGCCCGCTGGAGCGGCATTTGTGTGGCTAATgctgaaaaattaatttaagtttAATGAATGCTTGTTAAAAACCGCAGTAGACAAACAATATCCAATTCTGGAATATTTCTCGACGTTTAAAGACTTAAAGCATTGAATTTCAAATCTATTCCCATTACTTAAGAAGAAAAACGCAGGGCAATTACATTGCAAATTGATTCGCATTTTTGATAGAGCAATTACTTGACAAATTTGTAAAGTGGTCTTACCAAAAGGCCAAAATTGTCAATATTTGGCTTTAGACTGCTGGTTCTAGGCAAAAGGTGCTTACATCATTCACGTCTTGAAGGCGAACACACCTCGCTAATTTGTCCTGAAAACGCTCTTGACCTATTTTCTTATAGACACGCCATAGCCACACAGAAACGTTCGTTTTCCCCACTATCATTATACgcttttgtttatgtttgcTCCGCCGAAGAGCATGAATGAATATACCTACATGTTTGAGAGCAGACATATACGTTTTTCTCTATACAGCTGCCGACAAAATAATAGCCCTTAGatttatacaatttaatttagaCAAGAGTGACTAATAAATTCATCAGGGGATATACGTAGATAGTGTACTATTAAGGGATATAGTTAATTGAAGTGCAATAAATCAAATAGCtatgtatttaatataaaatcaaaaataactttttaaatatttaattaaaatttaaatcaaataacAGAATATTATTTGAAAGATATTACTTCTAAACTTTCTTGTTGCTTCTTATAAACATGGTTATTCCTGGTCTTACCTTCCCGAAACTTACTGTAAATACCTCAGTACAAAA
Encoded here:
- the LOC119553684 gene encoding leucine-rich repeat and transmembrane domain-containing protein 2, producing MHVYYKFGLLLIFLLSVSISHTNAAPAGSEESNRSLSAPEDFDYNDDDDYSDVTTGEEAPETAENRLMPLSSSTSTTTTFRPIFNIPRRSNHVLEPSCPRNCLCLEDFKYVQCANAHLTHVPLDMPKTAAIIDLSHNVIAELRPEDFANLSRAVDINLNHNLISHIDKEVFQGSERLQRLRLANNRLTKIDPDTFSAARELTLLDLSNNSIVQRLDGSFLNQPDLVEFNCVNCSWTELPEQTFQNMSSLQVLRLNKNDFKQQINTKAFSPLTKIIKLKLPELEQQNIEELCGLLSSIDTISFLNFDISCYEFVLGTPFNGSLIYPTEPPTKGIPGLPIVATSTPKPATSTPAPPRSANRNRGKMENSTELVKAGILTAATNTSGVSVESPAESKTNQVEISPEAINTLLICIMALAVIGIVIGLICRKDIGGIKTKCCRTSKPEPKDQVHPTEEIPLNKLA